A window of Mytilus trossulus isolate FHL-02 unplaced genomic scaffold, PNRI_Mtr1.1.1.hap1 h1tg000138l__unscaffolded, whole genome shotgun sequence contains these coding sequences:
- the LOC134700351 gene encoding uncharacterized protein LOC134700351, giving the protein MKMELVLKYRSKTCQYSGIALKDFYMPVVNNIESDFQIEPAIWFKSLIIKTIQIDCDLRNVFWERKSQLGGSGSLRVVFEDDRLEECELFNAVIDLIHKRDKKNCSVDDVSREILRILHLHVLPLVLLKDEDLTCLKDALDDVEHRITYMNNLTIDKDKQLMESEKNLREYRESLLRTENFESYSNVKHCTDKFLMELLDDVNREIRILTDRLITFQSCVDMTHNSVANESKIHLIEWRKKRDVVNSSILKLQCIRESIKNVTTRTKRRKKVKIIHSEKHDTYVTLKENLRADKSAMQSMFEGKVKITSVREAIIQACNDLKASGESTGYDVPKCGERLSTDILGNSPKPKKWLTLNERIQNILSDKSTESAQTYTTFCASTVKKIRNFLSQKALIDRKRSENVPFFMEMIDFSLPSQQMEKQKAIGNPYENVSTELKTETPEKGFTNMIKEEVMQHIYDQCQSLVQLLSKQKSFNKKANCTKINLNNVWVFYELQLYQHLIEPLSDLFENIYKDEAKEMASFVTSTSLKEIGVQEQWLLDDDEDESVCMRNSSNKCFEKNVAIVALRNGRTLTLSELCESDEELNDFFGSPTVDCDSYLSPDLHQKDFKCTKACGQQAFKYVCNELEHMTRSKSIMGKLKSITKANRMISECASSLKSKGCELSDDNALSADDMLASTTCALKKVDMIVFEKLYAHVHLVNDFIPPFMMGSLQDWSLTNFFCAFQSISCNLESTRSQN; this is encoded by the coding sequence ATGAAGATGGAACTTGTACTGAAATACCGCAGTAAAACGTGTCAATATTCCGGCATAGCCTTAAAGGATTTTTATATGCCAGTAGTGAACAACATCGAATCAGACTTCCAAATCGAACCTGCCATTTGGTTTAAAAGCCTGATTATCAAAACTATTCAGATAGACTGTGATTTGAGAAATGTGTTTTGGGAACGGAAAAGTCAACTTGGTGGTTCTGGTTCCCTTAGAGTTGTCTTTGAGGATGACCGTTTAGAAGAGTGCGAACTGTTTAATGCTGTTATTGATCTTATTCATAAACGTGATAAAAAGAATTGCAGTGTAGACGATGTGTCCAGGGAAATATTGCGCatattacatttacatgttttacctCTGGTCCTTCTCAAAGATGAAGACCTTACTTGTCTAAAGGATGCACTAGACGACGTGGAACATAGAATCACATAtatgaacaatttaacaattgataaagataaacaattaatggaatcagaaaaaaacctTCGAGAATATAGAGAAAGTTTGTTGCGAActgaaaattttgaaagttataGTAATGTTAAGCATTGCACTGACAAATTCCTAATGGAACTTCTTGATGATGTTAACCGAGAAATCAGAATATTGACAGATCGTCTGATTACATTCCAAAGTTGTGTCGACATGACCCACAATAGTGTCGCAAACGAAAGTAAGATTCATTTAATAGAATGGAGGAAGAAAAGAGATGTAGTAAATTCTTCGATTCTTAAACTACAATGCATCCGTGAATCTATCAAAAATGTTACAACCAGAACAAAAAGGAGgaaaaaagttaagattatACATAGCGAAAAACATGACACTTATGTAACACTAAAAGAAAATTTGCGAGCCGATAAATCAGCTATGCAAAGCATGTTTGAAGGAAAAGTGAAAATCACGTCCGTACGGGAAGCGATTATCCAAGCGTGTAATGATCTGAAGGCCTCCGGTGAAAGTACAGGCTATGATGTACCTAAATGTGGAGAGCGCTTGTCAACCGATATCCTTGGAAATAGCCCAAAACCCAAGAAATGGTTAACGTTGAATGAAAGGATTCAAAACATATTAAGTGACAAATCAACTGAATCTGCACAGACATACACTACTTTTTGTGCATCAACAGTGAAGAAAATCAGAAATTTTCTTAGTCAAAAAGCACTAATTGACAGGAAACGATCCGAAAACGttccattttttatggaaatgaTTGATTTTTCACTTCCATCTCAACAAATGGAAAAGCAAAAAGCAATCGGTAATCCGTACGAAAATGTGAGTACAGAACTAAAAACAGAGACACCCGAAAAAGGGTttacaaatatgataaaagaagAAGTAATGCAACATATTTATGACCAATGTCAGTCATTGGTTCAATTGTTATCTAAACAGAAATCATTCAACAAGAAAGCCAATTGCACCAAAATCAACCTTAACAATGTATGGGTGTTTTACGAACTACAACTTTATCAACATTTGATTGAGCCATTATCCGACCTCTTCGAAAACATCTATAAAGATGAAGCTAAAGAAATGGCTTCTTTTGTTACATCGACATCTTTGAAAGAAATCGGTGTGCAAGAACAATGGCTTCTAGATGATGATGAAGATGAATCCGTCTGTATGCGAAACTCATCGAACAAATGTTTTGAGAAAAACGTTGCCATAGTTGCATTACGAAATGGGCGTACCCTAACGCTTAGTGAGTTGTGTGAAAGTGATGAGGAGTTAAACGATTTTTTCGGAAGTCCTACGGTAGATTGTGACTCCTACTTGTCACCTGACTTACatcaaaaagattttaaatgcaCAAAAGCATGTGGACAACAAGCTTTTAAATATGTGTGTAATGAACTTGAACACATGACTCGATCAAAGAGCATTATGGGAAAGTTAAAAAGTATAACGAAAGCCAATCGAATGATTAGTGAATGTGCATCATCTTTGAAATCGAAAGGTTGTGAACTAAGTGATGACAATGCATTAAGTGCTGACGATATGCTTGCAAGTACAACATGTGCTTTGAAAAAAGTAGACATGATAGTATTTGAGAAACTGTATGCGCATGTACATTTGGTAAACGATTTCATTCCACCATTTATGATGGGAAGTCTTCAAGACTGGTCTTTAACAAATTTCTTCTGTGCATTTCAAAGCATATCATGCAATCTTGAATCCACACGATCACaaaattaa